Proteins encoded within one genomic window of Cucumis sativus cultivar 9930 chromosome 3, Cucumber_9930_V3, whole genome shotgun sequence:
- the LOC116401671 gene encoding uncharacterized protein LOC116401671, whose product MGFNPQQMQFVVAVFCLRAMTKSTLDKKVEVYRKWGLSEEEIRLAFKKNPWCMMISEDKINGAMDYFVNKIGCQSSYVARRPGLTLYSLKKRLLPRGYIYQVLLSKGLIKKHEYLSSLFNSSENRFIKKFINPHKEQIPGLLELYKERLMDSRR is encoded by the coding sequence ATGGGATTCAACCCTCAACAAATGCAGTTTGTTGTTGCTGTTTTTTGTCTGAGAGCAATGACCAAATCTACATTGGATAAGAAGGTTGAAGTTTATAGGAAATGGGGATTGTCTGAAGAAGAGATCCGTTtagcttttaaaaagaatCCATGGTGTATGATGATTTCTGAGGATAAGATTAATGGTGCAATGGATTATTTTGTCAACAAAATTGGATGCCAATCATCTTACGTTGCTAGAAGACCAGGTTTAACTTTATATAGTTTGAAGAAGAGGCTTTTGCCTAGAGGCTATATTTATCAAGTTTTGCTGTCAAAGGGTTTGATTAAAAAACACGAGTATCTTTCTTCGTTGTTTAATTCTTCTGAAAACcgtttcataaaaaaattcatcaacccACATAAGGAGCAGATTCCTGGACTTTTGGAGTTGTATAAAGAGAGATTAATGGATTCTAGAAGATGA
- the LOC101221269 gene encoding transcription termination factor MTERF6, chloroplastic/mitochondrial isoform X2 has product MYNLFRRIILPGSPSSVFTHGFSESPLKSLRFLSTSSEIVSSPKSASLASNVVQLKNNRKAIIAFFENHGFSESQISDLIKKVPLILSANPEILFPILLFFKSKGLSSPAITKLVCFAPQILKRSLNQEIIPFFDYIQAVLGTVEKTVATIKRFPRILGWNLRISVGPNIEILKQFGVPDSNISTYLQRQPKVFSTSSIRFKEIVERVTEMGFNPQRLQFIVAVHALRSLTKSSWDKKLEVYRKWGLSEEEFYLAFRKYPWCMALSEDKINDTMDFFINKMGRESSLVARRPSLLSYSLKKRLFPRGYVYQVLLSKGLIKKEKNLDLLFEPPEKRFIEKYINAHKEQVPGLLELYEQKLMNLEDEQAV; this is encoded by the exons ATGTATAACTTGTTTCGCAGAATCATTCTACCTGGATCTCCATCCTCAGTCTTTACTCACGGATTTTCCGAAAGTCCGTTGAAATCTCTCAGATTCTTATCCACCTCTTCTGAGATTGTATCATCTCCGAAATCTGCTTCGTTGGCTTCTAATGTTGTTCAGCTCAAGAACAATCGGAAGGCTATAATTGCGTTTTTTGAGAATCATGGATTCTCTGAATCACAAATCTCTGACCTTATTAAGAAGGTCCCCCTAATTCTTTCTGCGAACCCCGAGATCCTATTTCccatattgttgttttttaaatctaaaggTCTTTCTTCCCCAGCGATTACCAAATTAGTATGTTTTGctcctcaaattttaaaacgaaGTTTAAACCAAGAAATTATTCCATTCTTTGATTACATTCAAGCCGTGCTTGGAACTGTGGAGAAGACTGTCGCTACCATAAAACGCTTTCCGCGTATTCTCGGTTGGAATCTTCGAATTTCAGTTGGTCCCAATATTGAAATTCTGAAACAATTTGGAGTTCCggattcaaatatttcaacttATCTTCAGCGGCAGCCTAAAGTGTTCTCGACAAGTTCCATCCGATTCAAGGAGATTGTAGAGAGAGTTACGGAAATGGGATTCAACCCTCAACGATTGCAGTTTATTGTTGCTGTTCATGCTCTGCGATCATTAACCAAATCTTCATGGGATAAGAAGCTTGAAGTTTATAGGAAATGGGGATTGTCTGAAGAAGAGTTCTATTTAGCTTTTAGAAAGTATCCATGGTGTATGGCACTTTCTGAGGATAAGATTAATGATACAATGgatttttttatcaacaaaaTGGGACGTGAATCATCTCTGGTTGCTAGAAGACCAAGTTTACTTTCATATAGTTTGAAGAAGAGGCTTTTTCCTAGAGGCTATGTTTATCAAGTTTTGCTGTCAAAGGGTTtgattaaaaaggaaaagaatctTGATTTGTTGTTTGAGCCTCCTGAAAAGCGtttcatagaaaaatacaTCAACGCTCATAAGGAGCAGGTTCCTGGATTGTTGGAGTTGTATGAACAGAAGCTAATGAATTTAGAAGATGAACAG GCAGTTTAA
- the LOC101221269 gene encoding transcription termination factor MTERF6, chloroplastic/mitochondrial isoform X1 → MYNLFRRIILPGSPSSVFTHGFSESPLKSLRFLSTSSEIVSSPKSASLASNVVQLKNNRKAIIAFFENHGFSESQISDLIKKVPLILSANPEILFPILLFFKSKGLSSPAITKLVCFAPQILKRSLNQEIIPFFDYIQAVLGTVEKTVATIKRFPRILGWNLRISVGPNIEILKQFGVPDSNISTYLQRQPKVFSTSSIRFKEIVERVTEMGFNPQRLQFIVAVHALRSLTKSSWDKKLEVYRKWGLSEEEFYLAFRKYPWCMALSEDKINDTMDFFINKMGRESSLVARRPSLLSYSLKKRLFPRGYVYQVLLSKGLIKKEKNLDLLFEPPEKRFIEKYINAHKEQVPGLLELYEQKLMNLEDEQILIELF, encoded by the exons ATGTATAACTTGTTTCGCAGAATCATTCTACCTGGATCTCCATCCTCAGTCTTTACTCACGGATTTTCCGAAAGTCCGTTGAAATCTCTCAGATTCTTATCCACCTCTTCTGAGATTGTATCATCTCCGAAATCTGCTTCGTTGGCTTCTAATGTTGTTCAGCTCAAGAACAATCGGAAGGCTATAATTGCGTTTTTTGAGAATCATGGATTCTCTGAATCACAAATCTCTGACCTTATTAAGAAGGTCCCCCTAATTCTTTCTGCGAACCCCGAGATCCTATTTCccatattgttgttttttaaatctaaaggTCTTTCTTCCCCAGCGATTACCAAATTAGTATGTTTTGctcctcaaattttaaaacgaaGTTTAAACCAAGAAATTATTCCATTCTTTGATTACATTCAAGCCGTGCTTGGAACTGTGGAGAAGACTGTCGCTACCATAAAACGCTTTCCGCGTATTCTCGGTTGGAATCTTCGAATTTCAGTTGGTCCCAATATTGAAATTCTGAAACAATTTGGAGTTCCggattcaaatatttcaacttATCTTCAGCGGCAGCCTAAAGTGTTCTCGACAAGTTCCATCCGATTCAAGGAGATTGTAGAGAGAGTTACGGAAATGGGATTCAACCCTCAACGATTGCAGTTTATTGTTGCTGTTCATGCTCTGCGATCATTAACCAAATCTTCATGGGATAAGAAGCTTGAAGTTTATAGGAAATGGGGATTGTCTGAAGAAGAGTTCTATTTAGCTTTTAGAAAGTATCCATGGTGTATGGCACTTTCTGAGGATAAGATTAATGATACAATGgatttttttatcaacaaaaTGGGACGTGAATCATCTCTGGTTGCTAGAAGACCAAGTTTACTTTCATATAGTTTGAAGAAGAGGCTTTTTCCTAGAGGCTATGTTTATCAAGTTTTGCTGTCAAAGGGTTtgattaaaaaggaaaagaatctTGATTTGTTGTTTGAGCCTCCTGAAAAGCGtttcatagaaaaatacaTCAACGCTCATAAGGAGCAGGTTCCTGGATTGTTGGAGTTGTATGAACAGAAGCTAATGAATTTAGAAGATGAACAG ATACTTATCGAACTCTTCTGA
- the LOC101221507 gene encoding uncharacterized protein LOC101221507 isoform X2 — translation MDSLNHKSLTLPRAFDYLQAVLGSEEKTLATIKQFARILGLDLRNAVGPNIEILKQIGVPDSNILKYLQYQPRVFMTNSIQFKETVERVKEMGFNTQQWQFVDAVFCLRSMTKSTWDKKVEAYRKWGLSEEEIRSAFRKHPRCMTFSEDKINGAMDFFINKMEYESSFAARRPILLQLSLKKRLLPRGHVYEVLLSKGLIKKHQNLPFLLKSPEKHFIEKYINPHKEQIPGLLELYEEKLMDSKR, via the exons ATGGATTCTCTGAATCACAAATCTCTTACCTTGCCGAGAG CCTTTGATTACCTTCAAGCCGTGCTTGGAAGTGAGGAGAAGACTCTCGCTACCATAAAACAGTTTGCGCGTATTCTCGGATTGGATCTTCGAAATGCAGTTGGTCCCAATATTGAAATTCTGAAACAAATTGGAGTGCCggattcaaatattttaaaatatcttcaGTACCAGCCTAGAGTGTTCATGACAAATTCCATCCAATTCAAGGAGACTGTAGAGAGAGTTAAGGAAATGGGATTCAACACTCAACAATGGCAGTTTGTTGATGCTGTTTTTTGTCTGCGATCAATGACCAAATCTACATGGGATAAAAAGGTTGAAGCTTATAGGAAATGGGGATTGTCTGAAGAAGAGATCCGTTCAGCTTTTAGAAAGCATCCACGGTGTATGACATTTTCTGAGGATAAGATTAATGGTGCAAtggatttttttatcaataaaatggaATACGAATCATCTTTCGCTGCTAGAAGACCAATTTTACTTCAACTTAGTTTGAAGAAGAGGCTTTTGCCTAGAGGCCATGTTTATGAAGTTTTGCTGTCAAAGGGTTTGATTAAAAAGCACCAGAATCTTCCTTTCTTGTTGAAGTCTCCTGAAAAGCatttcatagaaaaatacaTCAACCCGCATAAGGAGCAGATTCCTGGGTTGTTGGAGTTGTATGAAGAGAAATTAATGGATTCTAAGAGATGA